In the genome of Sphingomonas sp. LR60, the window AGGTTGATGAACCCCGGCCCTGCCATCGACACCTCGGCAACCTCGGGCAGCGCGCGCAACTCGCCGGCCAGCGCCTCGGCCAGCGCGCGCGGGTTGGTGCCGGCGGGCTTGGCGAGCACCATCGCCGCATTGGTCGCCAGATCGCCATGCGTCGCGTCGCGCGGCGGCTCGACCGTGACGTTGCGACGATCGAGATCGGCAGGCAGCGTGCCGGCGGCGGTCAGCGCATCGAGCGCGGCGTCAACATGGGCGGTGAAGCGGGTGAAAAGCGTCATGCCGCGCCGCTTAGCCCAAGGGCGAGGCGGACGCAAAATGCCGCTGCCGACGTGTGATTGCAGCAATCGCAACGACGAATGCGCGACCGGCAATTGCACTGTTGCAGCGCAGCACGGATGCTGCACCGCATCATCTCCTCACAAGGAAACGCCTCATGCGCTCTTCGATCGCCCTCGCCCTGACCGCCGCTGCGCTGCTCCCCGCCGTTGCCGCCGCCGCGCCGGCCGAGCGCAGCTTCACGCGCGACGGTCACACCTATGTCTACTCGCTGACCGGGAACCAGGACGGCACCACGCTGATCCAGGGCCATGAGGTCGGCAGCAGCAACGGTCGCTTCCGCCTGACCGTCAACGGCACGCGCGTGTCGGGACAGGCCAACGGCCGCAACGTCTCGTTCCGCGCAGCACGTCCGCTCGCGCCGGTGTCGGTCGCGACGAACTGATCTGATGTTTTCATCGTCCCGGACTTGATCCGGGACGACGAAGAAGGTCCGTCATTGCGACCGTAGCGAAGCAATCCAGGGCGTCCTGATCCGGCGCTGGATCGCTTCGCTACGCTCGCAACGACGTTCTGGTCAGAAGCCTTCGGGCAAATCGATGTCACCGACTGTTTCGCGATAGCGTGACACCGCGTAGCGATCAGTCATCCCCGCGATGAAGTCGGCGATGTGGCGACTGACGTGCGATTCGCGCTCGGGCAACCGCTCCCGCCATTCCTCCGGCAACAAGCGGGGATCGTCGCGATAGGCCGCGAACAGGCCCGACACGACGCGGTGCGCCGCGGTGGCCGCCGCCACCTGCCGCGGATGGTGGTAGAGATTGGCGTACATGAACCGCTTCAGCTCGCGTTCGGCGGTCGCCATCGCGGGGGAGAAGCCGATCAACGCGCGGCCGGCGGCGCGCACATCCTCGACGCTCACGACGCCGGAGTCGGCGATTTGCCGTTGCGACTCCGCGATCAGGTCGTTGACCATCGCGCCGATCTGGCTGCGGATCAGCTCGCCCGCCAGCCGCTCGCGCGGCACGTCGGGGAAGCGCGCGATCACCCGCCGCCAGCCCTCCGCCACCAGCGGCACCGCCTCGATCTGGTCGAGCGTCAGCAACCCCGCGCGCAGCCCGTCGTCGATGTCGTGATTGTCATAGGCGATGTCGTCGGCAAGCGCCGCGACCTGCGCCTCCAGCGAGGCATGGCTGGTAAGGTCGAGTGCCGCCTCGGCGTCCGCCTCCGCCAGCGCCCACGCCGGCACCGCGATCGGACCGTTATGCTTGGCCAGCCCCTCCAGCGTCTCCCAGGTCAGGTTGAGCCCCGACCAGCGTGGATAGGGGCGCTCGATCCGCATCAGCGTGCGCAGCGTATGACCGTTGTGGTCGAACCCACCCGCCGCGCCCATCGCCTGCCGCAGCGCGTCTTCCCCGGCATGGCCGAACGGCGGGTGGCCGATGTCATGCGCGAGGCACAGCGCCTCGGTCAGATCCTCGTTGAGCCCGAGCACGCGCGCAATCGTCCGGCCGATCTGCGCGACCTCGAGGCTGTGCGTCAGGCGGACCCGGAAATGATCGCCGTCGGGGGCGAGAAAGACCTGCGTCTTATGGCGCAGGCGGCGGAAGCTGATCGAGTGGATGATCCGGTCGCGGTCGCGCTGGAACGCGTCGCGGGGGCCACGATCGGCGCTTTCCTCGGGGTGCAGCCGCCCGCGGCTGCGGGCCGGATCGGCCGCCCAGGGCGCCAGCGCGGCCATGTTACTTTCCGTCCAGCTTCGTCATCTTCTGTCCGGCCTCGCTGGTGAAAGTGAAGGCGGAAAGGCCCTGCTTCTTCAGCGCGTTGACCGCGGCACGCGCCTCGGCATCGGTCTTGTACGGCCCGGTGACCAGCCGGTTGGTCGCGCGGTTGGGGACCGTATAAGCGCGCTTGCCTGCGAGGGCGTCGGCCTTGGCCTGCGCATTCTTCCACGCCTTGGGCATATCGTCCGCATTCGCGCCGCTCGCGACCTGCACCCAGATCCGGGCGGGTTCCGCGCGGGCCGCCTTCTTCTCGGCGGCTTCCTTGGCGGTGGCCTCCTTCTTGGCCTTTTCGGCGGCGAGTTCCTTGGCGCGCGCCTTGCGATCGAGCGGCTTGGCCGCCGGCTTTTCCGCAATGTCCTCCGCAGCGACCTGCTTGCGCCCCTTCTCCGCGGCGAGTTCCTTCGCACGCGCCTTGCGATCGAGCGGCTTGGCGGCGGGTTTCTCCTCCGGCTGCTCAGCCGCCGCGACTGCCTTTTGCGAGAGACGCTTGGCGGCGGCGAGCTTGGTGCGCTTCTGCTCGTCGGCGGCGGCATTGCGCTCGGCGGTCCGCGCGGCTTCGTCCAGCGTCGCGGCGGCGGGAGCCGGAGGCGCGACGACCGGAAGACGCTGCGCGCCCGGCATCGGCGCGACGCCCAGTTCGGCGGCGGGAACCGAAATGCCCGCGACGATTCGCGCGAGGATCGAATCCTCGCTGATCCGCGGCGGACTGACGCGCAACGGCGGCGCGCGGCGCGTGATCTCGGGGCGTGGCGGCGTGGTGTTCGCGGCGGCAAGCTGCGGCGCGGGCGTGATCGTCCGCGCAGGAACCGGTTGGATCTGCGCCACGGATGTCGGTGCGGAGGGGCGCGGGAGCGTAGGCGCAGGCGCGGGGATCGCGGCGGCGACCTGCGCGGCCGGCCGGACCGACTCGGTCGTGGGTTGCGGTATCGGACGCGGCGTCTCCACCGCCGCCTGCTGCACGGGCACGGGGGCCGCTGCCGCCGGTATCGGCGTGGGCGTCGCGACGGCCGGGGTCGGCACCGGCGCACGCGTGTTCGCCGCCGCGAGCTGCGCGGCGCGGTCGCGACGGCGTTGCTCGCTGCGCGACAGCTTCTTCTGCGGCGTCGGCAACGGCTGAACCGTCGGCGCGACCGCGGCGACCTGCGTGCGCACGGGCGACACGGCCAGCGGGGTAAGCGGCGGGACCATCCGTGCGTCGGCGAGCCGCGACGGGGTCGGCGCCACCTCGCCGAAATGGACCGCGAAGGCACGATCGACCGGCGACAGCGACGGCAGCCGCTGGAAGAACGCGGCCAGGCCGCCCGCCATGCCGCGCGGCATCATGCTGGCCGCGATCTTGTTGGCGCCCGACACGTCGCCGTTCATCGCGAGGATGAAGGCGCGCGCACGCCACGCGCCACGGTCCTGCCGACGGACCAACGTCTCGATCTCGGCCAGCGCCTCGTCGCGCCGTCCCGAGATACCCAGCGACAGCGCGTA includes:
- a CDS encoding deoxyguanosinetriphosphate triphosphohydrolase; its protein translation is MAALAPWAADPARSRGRLHPEESADRGPRDAFQRDRDRIIHSISFRRLRHKTQVFLAPDGDHFRVRLTHSLEVAQIGRTIARVLGLNEDLTEALCLAHDIGHPPFGHAGEDALRQAMGAAGGFDHNGHTLRTLMRIERPYPRWSGLNLTWETLEGLAKHNGPIAVPAWALAEADAEAALDLTSHASLEAQVAALADDIAYDNHDIDDGLRAGLLTLDQIEAVPLVAEGWRRVIARFPDVPRERLAGELIRSQIGAMVNDLIAESQRQIADSGVVSVEDVRAAGRALIGFSPAMATAERELKRFMYANLYHHPRQVAAATAAHRVVSGLFAAYRDDPRLLPEEWRERLPERESHVSRHIADFIAGMTDRYAVSRYRETVGDIDLPEGF
- a CDS encoding SPOR domain-containing protein, whose protein sequence is MTHIARSRSGRFHLAGCLALVLAAGTIVGAGQAAAQEVVATPNPDADRLADVVRRLGSAPRDLSALIEAGDLSFALGDATAAAALYKRAEAIDPNNGRVKAGIARILVNGERPGEALRYFEQAQRNGAPMPQYADDRGLAYDLIGEQARAQQDYRLALAQGGREAAKEDEIRRRYALSLGISGRRDEALAEIETLVRRQDRGAWRARAFILAMNGDVSGANKIAASMMPRGMAGGLAAFFQRLPSLSPVDRAFAVHFGEVAPTPSRLADARMVPPLTPLAVSPVRTQVAAVAPTVQPLPTPQKKLSRSEQRRRDRAAQLAAANTRAPVPTPAVATPTPIPAAAAPVPVQQAAVETPRPIPQPTTESVRPAAQVAAAIPAPAPTLPRPSAPTSVAQIQPVPARTITPAPQLAAANTTPPRPEITRRAPPLRVSPPRISEDSILARIVAGISVPAAELGVAPMPGAQRLPVVAPPAPAAATLDEAARTAERNAAADEQKRTKLAAAKRLSQKAVAAAEQPEEKPAAKPLDRKARAKELAAEKGRKQVAAEDIAEKPAAKPLDRKARAKELAAEKAKKEATAKEAAEKKAARAEPARIWVQVASGANADDMPKAWKNAQAKADALAGKRAYTVPNRATNRLVTGPYKTDAEARAAVNALKKQGLSAFTFTSEAGQKMTKLDGK